From the genome of Bradyrhizobium elkanii USDA 76, one region includes:
- a CDS encoding PilZ domain-containing protein, with product MFMNRRKSERRPCRSVAKIQLGTGSLPRDCMITDISAGGVKVIAEYLEIPPEFTIILSTGSPRQCRLAWQIGHEFGAQFVD from the coding sequence ATGTTTATGAATCGCCGCAAGAGCGAACGCCGCCCGTGCCGGAGCGTCGCCAAAATTCAGCTGGGCACAGGGTCGTTGCCACGCGACTGCATGATCACCGATATTTCGGCCGGCGGCGTCAAGGTGATCGCCGAATATCTGGAGATCCCGCCGGAATTCACCATCATCCTGTCGACCGGTAGTCCGCGTCAGTGCCGGCTGGCGTGGCAGATCGGGCACGAGTTCGGCGCCCAGTTCGTCGACTGA
- a CDS encoding tetratricopeptide repeat protein: MGETAEATPAPADPRRDIATYHERVRANPKDTDAALKYARALRATGQRAQAVAVMEQAVLAQPSNKALLAGYGRALADNGNFQQAFDVLGRAHTPEDPDWRILSAQGAVLDQLDRHDEARQYYASALKIVPDDPSVLSNIGLSYLLSKDLPKAEETLRRARERAPGDMRVRTNLAVVVGLQGRQSEAETIMKADLPAEQGSANVAALKRLLARRDASRADPDKIPVAASRRD; the protein is encoded by the coding sequence TTGGGCGAGACGGCGGAGGCCACGCCGGCCCCGGCCGATCCGCGGCGCGACATCGCGACCTACCACGAGCGCGTCCGCGCCAATCCGAAAGACACCGACGCCGCGCTGAAATACGCCCGGGCGCTGCGCGCCACCGGCCAGCGGGCCCAGGCGGTCGCCGTCATGGAGCAGGCGGTGCTGGCGCAACCCAGCAACAAGGCGCTGCTCGCAGGTTACGGACGGGCGCTCGCCGACAACGGCAATTTCCAGCAGGCATTCGACGTGCTCGGGCGCGCGCATACCCCGGAAGATCCGGACTGGCGCATCCTGTCGGCGCAGGGCGCCGTGCTCGACCAGCTCGATCGCCACGACGAGGCGCGGCAGTATTATGCGAGTGCGCTGAAGATCGTGCCGGACGATCCGTCAGTGCTCTCCAATATCGGGCTGTCCTACCTGCTGTCGAAGGACCTGCCGAAGGCCGAGGAGACGCTGCGCCGTGCCCGGGAGCGCGCCCCCGGCGACATGCGGGTGCGAACCAATCTCGCTGTCGTGGTTGGCTTGCAGGGCCGTCAGTCCGAGGCGGAAACCATCATGAAAGCCGATTTGCCGGCGGAGCAGGGCTCAGCCAACGTCGCCGCGCTGAAGCGGCTGTTGGCGCGCAGGGATGCGAGCCGCGCCGACCCCGACAAGATCCCGGTCGCAGCCAGTCGCCGCGACTAG
- a CDS encoding AAA family ATPase, whose amino-acid sequence MTEQQDEPQHANDYIAPAPRISVQAFCASVATAANARAAADDRRLAKAHLSVHMGGIAAAIDAYHKAPTPNVIMLETEPDHDFLAGLDELATVCDPGTRVVVLGTPGETAPYRELVRRGVNDYVIGPVKVLDIVRSICSLFSASEAVSVGRLIAVAGAKGGVGASTIAHNVAWTIARDLGLDSVVVDLDLAFGTAGLDYNQDPVQGIANAVFSPERPDSAFMERLLAKCGDHLSLLAAPATLDQVYDFGAEAFDAIFDTMRMTTSCIVLDVPHQWTAWTKRVLVGADDILIVAEPDLANMRNTKNMMNLLRTARPNDRPPLYCLNQVGMSKRPEIEVKDFAKTIESQPIAAIPFDCRLFGEAANNGQMIAEVSARHRTTRTFLQIAQRLTGRPDLAEARESFLSPILKKLQSRRNDGRRAAG is encoded by the coding sequence ATGACCGAACAGCAAGACGAGCCGCAGCACGCCAACGACTACATCGCGCCGGCGCCGCGGATTTCCGTGCAGGCGTTCTGCGCCAGCGTCGCGACCGCCGCGAACGCGCGCGCGGCTGCCGACGACCGCCGGCTCGCCAAGGCTCATCTCTCCGTCCATATGGGCGGCATCGCCGCAGCGATCGACGCCTACCACAAGGCGCCGACGCCCAACGTCATCATGCTGGAGACCGAGCCGGATCACGATTTCCTCGCAGGTCTCGACGAGCTCGCCACGGTCTGCGATCCCGGCACCCGCGTCGTGGTGCTCGGCACGCCCGGCGAGACTGCGCCGTATCGCGAATTGGTCCGGCGCGGCGTCAACGACTACGTCATCGGGCCGGTCAAGGTGCTCGACATCGTGCGCTCGATCTGCAGCCTGTTCTCGGCCTCCGAAGCGGTCTCGGTCGGCCGCCTGATCGCGGTCGCGGGCGCCAAGGGCGGCGTCGGCGCCTCGACCATTGCCCACAATGTCGCCTGGACCATCGCGCGCGACCTCGGGCTGGACTCGGTCGTCGTCGATCTCGACCTCGCCTTCGGTACCGCCGGCCTGGACTACAATCAGGACCCGGTGCAGGGCATTGCCAACGCCGTGTTCTCGCCCGAACGTCCGGACTCTGCCTTCATGGAGCGCCTGCTCGCAAAGTGCGGCGATCATCTCAGCCTGCTGGCGGCGCCGGCCACCCTCGACCAGGTCTACGATTTCGGCGCCGAGGCGTTCGATGCCATCTTCGATACGATGCGCATGACGACGTCCTGCATCGTGCTCGACGTGCCGCATCAATGGACCGCCTGGACCAAACGCGTGCTCGTCGGTGCCGACGATATCCTGATCGTGGCCGAGCCCGACCTCGCCAACATGCGCAACACCAAGAACATGATGAACCTGTTGAGGACCGCGCGTCCGAACGACCGCCCGCCGCTCTACTGCCTGAACCAGGTCGGCATGTCGAAGCGCCCCGAGATCGAGGTCAAGGATTTCGCCAAGACGATCGAGAGCCAGCCGATCGCGGCCATCCCGTTCGACTGCAGGCTGTTCGGTGAAGCCGCCAACAATGGCCAGATGATCGCGGAGGTCTCCGCGCGTCACCGCACCACAAGGACTTTCCTGCAGATCGCGCAGCGCCTTACCGGCCGTCCCGATCTCGCCGAAGCCCGCGAGTCGTTCCTGTCGCCGATCCTCAAGAAGCTGCAGTCACGGCGAAACGACGGGCGCCGGGCCGCCGGCTAG
- a CDS encoding CpaD family pilus assembly protein yields MMTRNTQAGRARTLSLFGALVVSAIALGGCNLTSDVVTGTVPDDYRQRHPIAVTEGEQSIVVFVGRARGNLTETQRDDVMGLARTWRREGTGAIAIDVPADSSNARSAQAVYQEIRGLLASMGVPAHAITKRPYLDDPRALPTIRLSYPKMAAVAGPCGVWPSDLGPSIYNPSYNQNKQYDNFGCATQRNLAAMVANPSDLEQPRTETAAYTPRRSIAFDKYRKGESTATAYPEAEKAKLSDAAK; encoded by the coding sequence ATGATGACACGCAACACACAAGCCGGTCGTGCCAGGACGCTGTCGCTGTTCGGCGCCCTCGTCGTCAGCGCGATCGCGCTCGGCGGCTGCAATCTGACGAGCGATGTCGTCACCGGCACGGTGCCGGACGACTACCGGCAGCGGCATCCGATCGCCGTCACCGAAGGCGAGCAATCGATCGTCGTCTTCGTCGGCCGTGCCCGCGGCAACCTCACCGAAACGCAGCGCGACGACGTCATGGGGCTGGCGCGCACCTGGCGCCGCGAAGGCACCGGCGCGATTGCGATCGACGTGCCGGCCGACAGCTCGAACGCGCGCTCGGCACAGGCGGTGTATCAGGAGATCCGCGGCCTGCTGGCGTCGATGGGCGTGCCCGCCCATGCCATCACCAAGCGCCCCTATCTCGACGATCCGCGCGCGCTTCCGACCATTCGGCTGAGTTATCCGAAGATGGCCGCCGTCGCCGGTCCCTGCGGAGTGTGGCCGAGCGACCTCGGTCCCTCGATCTACAATCCGAGCTACAACCAGAACAAGCAGTACGACAATTTCGGCTGCGCCACGCAGCGTAACCTTGCCGCGATGGTCGCCAATCCGTCCGACCTCGAACAGCCGCGAACCGAGACCGCAGCCTATACGCCGCGCCGTTCGATCGCGTTCGACAAATACCGCAAGGGTGAGTCGACCGCGACCGCCTACCCCGAAGCCGAGAAAGCCAAGCTGAGCGACGCCGCGAAATGA
- a CDS encoding type II and III secretion system protein family protein — protein MATSTTLVRALSLSAITALMLIPALASATDPDKNADVAVTSSIAAKTRSVSLGVGKSVVVDLPREAKDVLVADPKIANAVIRSAQRAYIIGAAVGQTNVVFFDADGNQVASYDIAIKRDLNGMRAALKQMLPGVQIEGVGDSVVLTGTVASPVEAQQAGDIAAKLVGSADKVVNSIVVRGRDQVMLKVTVAEVRRDVVKQLGVDLSANMNYGTAAVVFNNANAFTANNGALAPNNGLTGAALNKLGVPTVTATLRAMESAGVVKTLAEPNLTAISGESATFISGGEFPIPTGVTCQTTTSGTIGNCVQTVSFKKFGISLNFTPVVLTEGRISLKVMTEVSEVSMENALTGGQNGTTIPSIKTRRADTTLEVPSGGSIAMAGLIQEQTKQAINGMPGVDQIPILGQLFRSQDFVNNETELMVIVTPYVVRAVAQKELSRPDDGFAPASDAQSALLARVNRIYGVAARGEPIGATPVNFGFIID, from the coding sequence ATGGCGACGTCGACCACGCTGGTCCGCGCGCTGTCATTGTCGGCGATCACTGCGCTGATGCTGATCCCTGCCCTTGCCAGCGCGACCGATCCCGACAAGAACGCAGATGTCGCGGTGACGAGCAGCATCGCCGCCAAGACGCGTTCCGTCTCGCTCGGCGTTGGCAAGTCGGTAGTGGTCGATCTGCCGCGCGAGGCCAAGGACGTTCTCGTCGCCGATCCCAAGATCGCCAACGCCGTGATCCGCTCGGCGCAGCGCGCCTATATCATCGGCGCGGCGGTCGGCCAGACCAACGTGGTGTTCTTCGACGCCGACGGCAACCAGGTCGCCTCCTACGACATCGCGATCAAGCGCGACCTCAACGGCATGCGCGCCGCGCTGAAGCAGATGCTGCCCGGCGTCCAGATCGAGGGCGTCGGCGACAGCGTCGTCCTGACCGGCACGGTGGCAAGCCCGGTCGAGGCCCAGCAGGCCGGCGACATCGCCGCCAAACTGGTCGGCAGCGCCGACAAGGTCGTCAATTCCATCGTGGTCCGCGGCCGCGACCAGGTGATGCTGAAAGTCACCGTCGCCGAGGTCCGCCGGGACGTCGTCAAGCAGCTCGGCGTCGACCTCAGCGCCAACATGAACTACGGAACCGCCGCGGTGGTCTTCAACAACGCCAACGCCTTCACCGCCAATAACGGTGCGCTCGCCCCCAACAACGGGCTGACGGGCGCAGCCCTGAACAAGCTCGGCGTGCCGACGGTCACGGCGACGCTGCGCGCGATGGAGAGCGCGGGCGTGGTCAAGACGCTGGCCGAACCCAACCTCACCGCGATCTCCGGCGAGTCGGCGACCTTCATTTCGGGCGGCGAGTTTCCGATTCCGACCGGCGTTACCTGCCAGACGACGACGTCGGGCACGATCGGCAATTGCGTTCAGACCGTCAGCTTCAAGAAATTCGGCATCTCGCTCAACTTCACTCCGGTGGTGCTGACCGAGGGCCGGATCAGCCTCAAGGTGATGACCGAGGTCTCCGAAGTCTCGATGGAAAACGCCCTGACCGGCGGCCAGAACGGCACGACCATTCCCTCGATCAAGACCCGCCGCGCCGACACCACGCTGGAGGTGCCCTCCGGCGGCTCGATCGCGATGGCCGGCTTGATCCAGGAGCAAACCAAGCAGGCCATCAACGGCATGCCTGGCGTCGACCAGATCCCGATCCTCGGCCAGCTCTTCAGGAGCCAGGACTTCGTCAACAACGAGACCGAGCTCATGGTCATCGTGACGCCCTACGTGGTGCGCGCTGTTGCACAGAAGGAGCTGTCCCGTCCCGACGACGGATTTGCCCCGGCTTCCGACGCGCAGTCGGCGCTGCTGGCGCGCGTCAATCGCATCTACGGCGTTGCCGCCCGCGGCGAGCCGATCGGCGCCACGCCGGTCAATTTCGGCTTCATCATCGACTGA
- the cpaB gene encoding Flp pilus assembly protein CpaB: MKTARIVVLGIAGVAGLAAMYLASVGDRKPAPVAPPVAQLPTVEVLVAKSDIGLGQSVKAEDIQWQRWPAETASSAFIRHDANANAMNDVIGSIARAPFIVGEPIREQKLVKANGSGFMAAILPSGMRAISTEISPETGAGGFILPNDRVDVILSRRDKNPDQQGGRDIVTTEILLSNVRVLAIDQAPKEKDGNNSLVGKTVTLELKPEQAETLARARQSGTLALALRSIADVNEQTDETRDHAPKRGESIKVVRFGIPSSLTTQK; this comes from the coding sequence ATGAAAACGGCACGCATCGTGGTCCTCGGCATCGCCGGCGTCGCAGGCCTCGCGGCCATGTATCTGGCGAGCGTTGGCGATCGCAAACCGGCGCCGGTCGCGCCGCCCGTCGCGCAACTGCCGACCGTCGAAGTGCTGGTCGCAAAGTCCGACATCGGACTCGGTCAATCGGTCAAGGCCGAAGACATCCAGTGGCAGCGCTGGCCGGCTGAAACTGCAAGCAGCGCGTTCATCCGTCACGACGCCAACGCCAATGCCATGAATGACGTTATCGGTTCGATCGCACGCGCGCCCTTCATCGTCGGCGAGCCGATCCGCGAGCAAAAGCTGGTCAAGGCCAATGGAAGCGGCTTCATGGCCGCGATCCTGCCCTCCGGCATGCGCGCGATCTCCACCGAAATCTCGCCGGAGACCGGCGCCGGCGGCTTCATTCTGCCGAACGACCGCGTCGATGTGATCCTGTCGCGTCGCGACAAGAATCCCGATCAGCAAGGCGGCCGCGATATCGTCACCACTGAAATCCTGCTGTCCAACGTCCGCGTGCTGGCGATCGACCAGGCGCCGAAGGAGAAGGACGGCAACAACTCCCTCGTCGGCAAGACCGTGACCCTCGAGCTCAAGCCCGAGCAGGCCGAGACGCTGGCGCGCGCCCGGCAGAGCGGCACGCTGGCGCTGGCGCTGCGCAGCATCGCCGACGTCAACGAGCAGACCGACGAGACCAGAGACCATGCCCCGAAGCGGGGCGAGAGCATCAAGGTGGTGCGCTTCGGCATCCCGAGCTCTCTGACGACACAGAAGTGA
- the metC gene encoding cystathionine beta-lyase has protein sequence MTSSDGSTPSHPQQAATRLVTAGRDTKAQKGFVNPPVFHGSTVLYPTAEDLHAHRAEFTYGRHGSPTTRALQDVLMALEGPQCAGVGLAPSGLAAISTTLLAVLKAGEHLLVCDNAYRPTRNFCDNMLKRYGIETSYFDPLVDAGIETLFKPNTRAVLIEAPGSQTFEMPDVRAISAVAHARGALMIDDNTWATPLYHRSLEQGVDISMQAATKYIGGHSDIMFGTIAANAKAWPLIQEAIRLLGVCAGPDDVYLALRGVRTLSVRLAQHHRSGLEIARWLSARPEVDRVLHPALDTDPGHAIWKRDFTGASGLFSIVLKPVPQTAVDAMLNALTLFGMGFSWGGFESLAIPFDCSDYRTATKWSPGGPTLRLHIGLENLDDLKADLDRGFAALKAAL, from the coding sequence ATGACCTCCTCCGACGGCTCCACGCCCTCCCACCCGCAACAGGCCGCGACCCGTCTGGTCACGGCCGGCCGCGACACCAAGGCCCAGAAGGGCTTTGTCAATCCGCCGGTGTTTCACGGCTCGACCGTGCTCTATCCGACCGCGGAGGACCTCCACGCCCATCGCGCCGAATTTACCTATGGGCGCCATGGCAGCCCGACCACGCGGGCGCTGCAGGACGTGCTGATGGCACTGGAAGGCCCGCAATGCGCCGGCGTCGGCCTTGCCCCGTCGGGACTGGCGGCGATCAGCACCACGCTGCTTGCCGTGCTGAAGGCCGGCGAACACCTCCTGGTGTGCGACAATGCCTATCGGCCGACCCGCAATTTCTGCGACAACATGCTCAAGCGCTACGGCATCGAGACCAGCTATTTCGATCCGCTGGTCGACGCCGGCATCGAGACGCTGTTCAAGCCGAACACCCGCGCGGTGCTGATCGAAGCGCCCGGCTCGCAGACGTTCGAGATGCCGGACGTGCGGGCGATATCGGCCGTGGCGCACGCCCGCGGCGCGCTCATGATCGACGACAACACCTGGGCGACGCCGCTCTATCACCGCTCGCTCGAACAGGGCGTCGACATCAGCATGCAGGCCGCCACCAAATATATCGGCGGCCACTCCGACATCATGTTCGGCACCATCGCAGCCAATGCGAAAGCCTGGCCGCTGATCCAGGAGGCGATCCGCCTGCTCGGCGTCTGCGCCGGCCCCGACGACGTCTATCTCGCGCTGCGCGGGGTTCGCACGCTATCGGTGCGGCTTGCGCAGCACCACCGCTCCGGACTCGAGATCGCGCGCTGGCTCAGCGCGCGGCCCGAGGTCGATCGCGTGCTGCACCCTGCCCTCGACACCGATCCCGGGCACGCGATCTGGAAACGCGACTTCACCGGCGCCTCCGGGCTGTTCAGCATCGTGCTGAAGCCGGTGCCGCAGACCGCGGTCGATGCAATGCTGAACGCGCTCACCCTGTTCGGCATGGGCTTTTCCTGGGGCGGCTTCGAAAGCCTCGCGATCCCGTTCGACTGCAGCGACTATCGCACCGCGACCAAATGGTCGCCGGGCGGGCCGACGCTGCGGCTGCATATCGGGCTCGAGAATCTCGACGACCTCAAGGCCGATCTCGACCGTGGATTTGCCGCGCTGAAGGCCGCGCTCTGA
- a CDS encoding amino acid ABC transporter substrate-binding protein, producing MKRVSLAVTLAAAAALSVQAASAQTLKTVKDRGQLSCGVSGGLPGFSSPDDKGNWTGIDVDICRGLAAAIFDDPSKVKFVPLSAKDRFTALQSGEIDVLSRNTTWTLSRDTSLGANFTGVTYYDGQGFLVKKSLKVNSALELNSASVCVQTGTTTEQNLADYFKGNNMKYEVIAFAGADETVKAYETGRCDVFTSDVSQLYAQRLKLANPADHVVLPEIISKEPLGPMVRHGDDQWFDIVKWALFAQINAEELGVTQKNVDEMAKSDKPDLKRAFGTDGNLGEQLGLTKDWFSRIIKAVGNYGEMYDRNVGAGSKLQIARGLNNLWNKGGIQYAPPIR from the coding sequence ATGAAACGCGTATCCTTGGCTGTCACCCTTGCCGCTGCCGCCGCCCTGTCGGTCCAGGCCGCCTCGGCGCAAACCCTCAAGACGGTCAAGGACCGAGGCCAGCTGTCCTGCGGCGTCAGCGGCGGCCTGCCGGGCTTCTCGTCGCCGGACGACAAGGGGAACTGGACCGGCATCGACGTCGACATCTGCCGTGGCCTCGCGGCGGCGATCTTCGACGATCCGTCCAAGGTCAAGTTCGTGCCGCTGTCGGCCAAGGACCGCTTCACCGCGCTGCAGTCGGGCGAGATCGACGTGCTGTCGCGCAACACCACCTGGACGCTGTCGCGCGATACCTCGCTCGGCGCCAACTTCACCGGCGTGACCTATTATGACGGGCAGGGCTTTCTGGTGAAGAAGTCGCTGAAAGTGAACTCGGCGCTGGAGTTGAACAGCGCGTCGGTCTGCGTGCAGACCGGCACCACGACCGAGCAGAACCTCGCCGACTACTTCAAGGGCAACAACATGAAGTACGAGGTGATCGCGTTCGCCGGCGCCGACGAGACCGTGAAGGCCTACGAGACCGGCCGCTGCGACGTGTTCACCTCCGACGTGTCCCAGCTCTATGCGCAGCGGCTGAAACTCGCCAACCCGGCCGACCACGTCGTGCTGCCCGAGATCATCTCCAAGGAGCCGCTCGGCCCGATGGTTCGCCATGGCGACGACCAGTGGTTCGACATCGTGAAGTGGGCGCTGTTCGCCCAGATCAATGCCGAGGAACTCGGCGTCACCCAGAAGAACGTCGACGAGATGGCCAAGTCGGACAAGCCCGACCTCAAGCGCGCCTTCGGCACCGACGGCAATCTCGGTGAGCAGCTCGGCCTGACCAAGGACTGGTTCTCCCGCATCATCAAGGCCGTCGGCAATTACGGCGAGATGTACGATCGCAACGTCGGCGCCGGATCGAAGCTGCAGATCGCACGCGGGCTCAACAATCTCTGGAACAAGGGCGGCATCCAGTACGCGCCTCCGATCCGCTGA
- a CDS encoding amino acid ABC transporter permease has protein sequence MTTEPRKPPPQFIFRLKRALGGQSGWTGLAVQIVFAAVLAWVAYEIVANARANLETQRIASGFGFLKNNAGFDVSLNLIPYSGSDTYTRVFFVGLFNTLLVAGIGIVFATIIGFIVALCRLSPNWLLARLGEIYVEIVRNLPLLFQLLFWYLAVLAALPGPRQSISLFNAFFLSNRGLVIPRPIGEAGLDPFLIALAIAIAGALALRGYARRALFQRGQAIRIWPYVLGLLAGLPLVTTLVFGLPMTFELPQLKGFNFAGGARVIPELVALVVALSTYTAAFIAEIVRAGILSVHKGQMEAGSSLGLSRGTTLRLIVVPQAMRVIVPPLTNQYLNLTKNSSLAVAIGYPDLVSVFAGTTLSQTGQAIEIIAITMGVYLLISLVTSAIMSVYGWRINRSLGA, from the coding sequence ATGACGACCGAGCCCCGAAAACCACCGCCGCAGTTCATCTTCCGCCTGAAGCGCGCGCTCGGCGGCCAGTCCGGCTGGACTGGCCTTGCCGTGCAGATCGTGTTCGCGGCGGTGTTGGCCTGGGTCGCCTATGAGATCGTGGCCAATGCCCGCGCCAACCTGGAGACGCAGCGCATTGCCTCCGGGTTCGGCTTTCTCAAAAACAATGCGGGCTTCGATGTCAGCCTGAACCTGATCCCGTATTCGGGATCGGACACCTACACGCGGGTGTTCTTTGTCGGCCTGTTCAACACGCTGCTGGTTGCGGGCATTGGCATCGTCTTCGCCACCATCATCGGCTTCATCGTGGCGCTGTGCCGGCTGTCGCCGAACTGGCTGCTGGCGCGGCTCGGCGAGATCTATGTCGAGATCGTCCGCAATCTGCCGCTGCTGTTCCAGCTATTGTTCTGGTACCTTGCGGTGCTGGCGGCGCTGCCGGGGCCGCGCCAGAGCATCTCGCTGTTCAACGCCTTCTTCCTCTCCAATCGCGGGCTGGTGATCCCGCGGCCGATCGGCGAGGCCGGGCTTGATCCGTTTCTGATCGCGCTCGCGATCGCCATCGCAGGCGCGCTGGCGCTGCGCGGCTACGCAAGGCGGGCGCTGTTTCAACGCGGGCAGGCGATCCGGATCTGGCCCTATGTGCTCGGCCTGCTGGCCGGATTGCCGCTGGTGACGACGCTGGTGTTCGGCTTGCCCATGACCTTCGAGCTGCCGCAACTCAAGGGCTTCAACTTCGCCGGCGGCGCACGGGTCATTCCGGAGCTGGTTGCGCTGGTGGTCGCGCTATCGACCTATACGGCGGCCTTCATCGCCGAGATCGTCCGCGCCGGAATTCTGTCGGTCCATAAGGGACAGATGGAAGCCGGCTCGTCGCTCGGCCTGTCGCGCGGCACCACCTTGCGGCTGATCGTCGTACCCCAGGCGATGCGCGTCATCGTTCCGCCGCTGACCAACCAGTATCTCAACCTGACCAAGAATTCGTCGCTGGCGGTCGCGATCGGCTATCCCGACCTGGTCTCGGTATTTGCCGGCACGACGCTGAGCCAGACCGGCCAGGCGATCGAGATCATCGCCATCACCATGGGCGTGTACCTGCTGATTTCGCTGGTCACCAGCGCGATCATGAGCGTCTATGGCTGGCGCATCAACCGGAGCCTTGGGGCATGA